TCTACACGGAGCGGGAACTCGCGAACCAGCTGAATGATTCCGATGCAACAGTCCTCATCACCCTGGACCTCCTGATACCCCGGGCCCTGAAGCTGAGGGAACTGACCAAGGTTCGGAAGATCATCGCCTGCCATATCAGCGACTATCTTCCCTTCCCGAAAAAACAGCTCTTCCCCTTCGTGAAGAAGGACATGTACCGGAAGATAGAGCCGGGCGATGGCATCTATGAATTCATGGAATTGATAAAGAAATACCCCGATTCACCCGTGGAGAACCGGGCGAAGTGGGATGCCGTGGCGGCGCTCATTTACACGGGAGGGACCACGGGTGTCAGCAAGGGGGCCATGCTGACCCATGCCAATATATCGAGCGTGGTGCAGATATTCTCGGCGTGGTTCCCGGAACTGAAAGGGAGTGAGGAGAGTCTGCTGGGAATCTATCCCGTCTTTCACTCGGCAGGGTATTCGGTGAGCCAGAACCTGACAATCTGGAACGGATGGACCTGCATCCTGATCCCGAGGCCGGAGCCGAATGCCATCATCGAGGCCCTGGAGAAATTCAAACCCTCGTTTCTGCCGGGGGTGCCGACCATCTATTCCGGACTTCTGGCGGTGGAGAAGTTCCGCAAGATGGACCTTTCCTTTGTCAAGGGGTACTTCGGCGGGGCCGCTCCCCTGCCCGAGGATACCCTGAATCAGTTGCGGGAACTGCATGGTGCCATCATACACGATGTGTACGGGGCGACGGAGAATACCGCCTTCGCTACGACAACGCCCTGGAAGGGAAGGGTAAAGCTCGGGACCGTCGGAGTGCCCCTGCCGAACACGGACATGAAGATCGTCGATGTCGAAACGGGAACGAAGGAACTGCCTGCCGGTGAACACGGAGAGATCTGCATCAAGGGTCCCCAGGTCATGAAAGGATACTACAAGAAGCCGGAAGAGACGGAGCGGGCCCTGCGGGACGGCTGGTTCTATCTCGGTGATATCGGATTTTTCGATGAGGACGGTTATCTTACCATATCGGACCGCAAGAAGGACCTCATCGTGGCGAGCGGTTTCAATATCTACCCGAATGAGATCGACGACATCCTCTTTTCTCATGCGAAAATTCAGGAGGCCTGCTGCATCGGTGTTCCCGATAAGTACCGGGGGGAAACGGTGAAGGCCTATGTCGTTGTCAAGCAGGGGGAATCACTGACTGAGGAAGAAGTAAGGGCCTTCTGCAAGGAACGGATGACGGCCTACAAAGTGCCTACGGAGATAGAATTCATCCAGGAACTTCCGAAGAGCGCCATCGGAAAGATACTCCGACGGGAGCTGCGGGAAATAGATCAACAGAAACGGGGGAGGTGACGACATGAACATCCCGAACGAATTGAAAACATTGACCTTTGAGGAGATCGAACCGTCGATCGCTCTGATCACCATGAACCGTCCCGAGCAGCTCAATGCGCAGAGCGTTGAGTTGCTGGCCGAGTTCGATGAACTGTTCCGCGCCCTGTCCGATTTTGAATCAACCTTCAAGGTGGTCATCATAACGGGAGCCGGTCGGGCTTACTGCGCCGGCGCCGATCTGAACGACGCCGTCGTTCACAAGGATACGGATGCCTTCAAGGACCCCGAACTGTTCCTCAAGATTGTCCAGGAACGGTATGCGAACCTTATTCTCGGCATGCGGCGGATTCCCCAGCCGATCATATCGGCTATCAACGGTCCCGCCGCCGGCGGCGGGTTTGCCATGACCCTGGCCAGCGATGTCCGTATTGCCGTTCCCGAGGCGTACTTTGTGGCCTCTTTCATCAATATAGGGCTCTCCGGCGGGGAACTGGGATGCTCCTATTATCTTCCACGGCTTGTGGGACTGGCGCGGGCCAGTGACGTCCTCCTGACCGGAAGAAAGGTCGGAGCGGATGAAGCGGAGCGCATCGGCCTGGTAAACAAGGTAGTGCCGCGGGAAGACCTGCTTGAAGAGGCCCTTTCCTACGCACGGCTCATGACGGCAAAAAGCTACGGAGCACTGAAACTGACCAAACGTGTACTGGACCAGAACATCGATGCGCCGTCCCTTGAGGCGGCCGTCAATGTCGAGAACCGCAACCAGGCGATCATGGTTTTTTCCGGTGCCTTTTTCAAGCTCATTCAGTCCTTTTTCAAGGGCGGTGAAAAATAACGAAAGGAAAGGAAGCGATCGTGGCTCAGAATTTTCTTGTTGATTATCGTGACATTCAATTTACCCTCTTCGAAGCTCTCGAAATTGAGCGGATGAACCGATATCCCCGCTATGAATCCTTCGACCGTTCCGTATATGAAGAAACCCTCGACCTCGCCCGGAAGCTGGCCGTGGAGCAGCTTTTCCCTGCGAACACGGAAGGACACAAGGCCGGATGCGTGTATGACCGTGAATCGAGATCGGTTACGGTGCCCGGAGGGTACAAGAGTGCCGTCAAGGCCCTGATCGAGGCCGGATTTCTTACCATATCAGACGATCCGGAGATCGGTGGGATGGGGATGCCCCTCACCCTTCAGACGGCCTGCTGGGACATGTTCTGCGGCGCCGGTGGAGCGCTCATGCTCTTTTTCATGCTCAACCACGGCTCGGCCCTCATGATACGGAACCACGGTACGGAAGAGCAGAAGGAACTGTACATGCCGAAACTCCTGTCAGGGGAATGGGGCGGTACCATGTGTCTGACGGAGCCCGGGGCCGGTTCCGATGTGGGAGCCTTGAAAACGAAGGCCCTGTCGCAACCGGACGGGACATACCGGATCGTCGGGCAGAAATGTTTCATAACGAACGGCGAACAGGATATTACCCGACAGATCATCTATCCCGTCCTGGCGCGTATCGAGGGTGATCCCCCGGGTACAAAAGGCATATCCCTCTTTCTGGTGCCGAAATACCTGATAAACGACGACGGGTCTCTCGGTGAGCGGAACGACGTATACTGTGCCGGTATCGAGGAAAAGATGGGTGGTCACGGTTCACCCACCTGTTCCATGTCCTTCGGGGAGAATGACGCCTGTGTCGGGTATCTGCTGGGCCGGCGCGGCCGGGGCATGAATATCATGTTCGAGATGCTCAATGAGACGCGCCTTGAAGTGGGTATCATGGCCCTGGGCGGGTCGGGCGCCGCCTATATGCAGGCCGTCGATTACGCCCACGCGCGGATCCAGGGTTCCCACGTGACGCGGATGTTCGAACCGGATGCGCCGAAGGTCCCCATTATCCAGCATCCCGACGTGATGCGGATGCTTCTCTGGATGAAATCGACGATCGAGGCCGAGCGGCTCCTCGCCTATTACGTGGCACAGTTGATCGATCTTCAGCATCTTCTCGAAGGTGAAGAGGCCCGTGAGGCAAAAGCCATGGTCGAATTTCTCGTTCCCCTGGTGAAGGCGGGCATTACCGACACGACCTGGCTG
This genomic interval from Deltaproteobacteria bacterium contains the following:
- a CDS encoding long-chain fatty acid--CoA ligase, with product MAFERVWHKSYPAGVPGEIDIEKVTVGEGLTRTAGRHPDRTAFIYMGRRITFRELEKLVNRFTRALIDIGVKEGDTVGMLLPNVPPLIIANHAVYRVGATAAMNNPLYTERELANQLNDSDATVLITLDLLIPRALKLRELTKVRKIIACHISDYLPFPKKQLFPFVKKDMYRKIEPGDGIYEFMELIKKYPDSPVENRAKWDAVAALIYTGGTTGVSKGAMLTHANISSVVQIFSAWFPELKGSEESLLGIYPVFHSAGYSVSQNLTIWNGWTCILIPRPEPNAIIEALEKFKPSFLPGVPTIYSGLLAVEKFRKMDLSFVKGYFGGAAPLPEDTLNQLRELHGAIIHDVYGATENTAFATTTPWKGRVKLGTVGVPLPNTDMKIVDVETGTKELPAGEHGEICIKGPQVMKGYYKKPEETERALRDGWFYLGDIGFFDEDGYLTISDRKKDLIVASGFNIYPNEIDDILFSHAKIQEACCIGVPDKYRGETVKAYVVVKQGESLTEEEVRAFCKERMTAYKVPTEIEFIQELPKSAIGKILRRELREIDQQKRGR
- a CDS encoding enoyl-CoA hydratase/isomerase family protein, with the protein product MNIPNELKTLTFEEIEPSIALITMNRPEQLNAQSVELLAEFDELFRALSDFESTFKVVIITGAGRAYCAGADLNDAVVHKDTDAFKDPELFLKIVQERYANLILGMRRIPQPIISAINGPAAGGGFAMTLASDVRIAVPEAYFVASFINIGLSGGELGCSYYLPRLVGLARASDVLLTGRKVGADEAERIGLVNKVVPREDLLEEALSYARLMTAKSYGALKLTKRVLDQNIDAPSLEAAVNVENRNQAIMVFSGAFFKLIQSFFKGGEK
- a CDS encoding acyl-CoA dehydrogenase, whose protein sequence is MAQNFLVDYRDIQFTLFEALEIERMNRYPRYESFDRSVYEETLDLARKLAVEQLFPANTEGHKAGCVYDRESRSVTVPGGYKSAVKALIEAGFLTISDDPEIGGMGMPLTLQTACWDMFCGAGGALMLFFMLNHGSALMIRNHGTEEQKELYMPKLLSGEWGGTMCLTEPGAGSDVGALKTKALSQPDGTYRIVGQKCFITNGEQDITRQIIYPVLARIEGDPPGTKGISLFLVPKYLINDDGSLGERNDVYCAGIEEKMGGHGSPTCSMSFGENDACVGYLLGRRGRGMNIMFEMLNETRLEVGIMALGGSGAAYMQAVDYAHARIQGSHVTRMFEPDAPKVPIIQHPDVMRMLLWMKSTIEAERLLAYYVAQLIDLQHLLEGEEAREAKAMVEFLVPLVKAGITDTTWLVTSEAIQIHGGYGYCEEYPVAQFALDSKALTIVEGTNGIQSLDLVMRKLLMNPDQYSYGLFKARIAESIAQARGVVDDGQLDSVERGVVRLDEVVEHMKGLMASGKFMALLIDVDPLRRAFFDVVMAWMHLWSLTVVKPKLASLTGGLSGEGLRARLRDDREAAFYYGKAVCSEFWLSTEFPKFFGKIDAILNASPVDVEAGEAFFAGLYGLGEVSA